From a single Brettanomyces bruxellensis chromosome 5, complete sequence genomic region:
- the PIR1 gene encoding protein containing internal repeats (SECRETED:SignalP(1-18)) — protein sequence MQFLKLSVAVALASGALAAYVPTEPYTTLTPSATLKGGLTDYPSTFGIVVDPVSTSSSSAKKVRRDVASQIGDGQIQATTATTTSVKATSAQVVSQITDGQIQATTATKAKTTAEVVSQINDGQIQATTATKSKTTAAVVSQIGDGQIQATTSTKSKATAASQISDGQVQASTASTVSGASQVSDGQVQATSTTSAESGVDLQSCRTSDSLAMTLEDGILKDSHGRIGSIVANRQFQFDGPPPQAGAIYAAGWSVSPDGYLALGNSTTFYQCLSGTFYNLYDESIGAQCHAVKLEVANLVEC from the coding sequence ATGCAGTTCTTGAAACTTTCTGTCGCCGTTGCTCTTGCCAGCGGTGCACTCGCTGCTTATGTTCCAACTGAGCCATACACTACTCTTACACCATCTGCTACATTGAAGGGAGGTCTCACCGATTACCCTTCTACCTTTGGTATTGTTGTCGATCCAGTTTCcacttcttcatcttctgccAAGAAGGTCCGCAGAGATGTTGCCTCCCAGATTGGTGATGGTCAAATCCAGGCTACTACTGCAACCACCACTTCAGTCAAGGCTACATCTGCCCAGGTTGTCTCTCAGATAACCGATGGTCAGATCCAGGCTACCACTGCTACCAAGGCCAAGACTACTGCTGAGGTTGTTTCGCAAATCAATGACGGACAGATTCAGGCCACCACTGCCACCAAATCTAAGACCACTGCTGCTGTCGTTTCGCAGATTGGTGATGGTCAAATTCAGGCTACCACTTCTACCAAGTCCAAGGCTACTGCTGCTTCTCAAATCAGCGATGGCCAGGTCCAGGCTTCCACTGCCTCAACTGTCAGCGGTGCCTCCCAGGTCAGTGATGGTCAGGTCCAGGCTACAAGCACTACTTCTGCAGAGAGCGGTGTTGATCTTCAATCTTGCAGAACCAGCGACTCTTTGGCCATGACTTTGGAGGATGGTATTTTGAAGGATTCTCATGGAAGAATCGGTTCCATTGTTGCCAACCGCCAGTTCCAATTTGACGGCCCACCACCTCAGGCTGGTGCCATCTACGCTGCCGGATGGTCTGTCTCTCCAGATGGATACTTGGCTCTCGGTAACAGCACTACTTTCTACCAGTGCTTGTCTGGAACCTTCTACAACTTGTACGACGAGTCCATTGGAGCCCAATGCCATGCCGTTAAGTTGGAGGTTGCTAACTTGGTTGAGTGTTAA